The Rattus rattus isolate New Zealand chromosome 1, Rrattus_CSIRO_v1, whole genome shotgun sequence genome includes a region encoding these proteins:
- the Prss57 gene encoding serine protease 57 isoform X1, producing MLSSTAMVPGTGGGRDCLMLVAATALTQLLWFPGCCGSHIVGGHEVKPHARPYMASVSFEGHHYCGGFLFHAHWVLSAAHCFGDREPSTGLVVLGAHALLTPEPTQQVFGIVAVVSHPDFEPTTQANDICLLRLNGSAVLGPAVRLLRLPRRGAKPPVAGTRCRVSGWGSVSDFEEPPPGLMEVEVRILDLSVCNSSWQGQLSPAMLCTHSGDRRRRGFCSADSGGPLVCGNRAHGLVSFSGLWCGDPKTPDVYTQVSAFVSWIWDVVRASPTPGSMGCSLRAV from the exons ATGCTGTCCTCCACAGCCATGGTGCCTGGGACAGGAGGAGGCCGGGACTGCCTGATGCTGGTCGCAGCGACTGCCCTGACCCAGCTCCTGTGGTTCCCTG GTTGCTGCGGATCCCACATTGTTGGAGGCCATGAGGTGAAGCCACATGCCCGACCCTACATGGCCTCTGTGAGCTTCGAGGGCCATCACTATTGTGGAGGCTTCTTGTTCCATGCACATTGGGTGCTGTCAGCTGCCCATTGCTTCGGTGACAG AGAACCCTCCACTGGCCTGGTGGTGCTTGGGGCCCATGCCCTGCTCACCCCGGAGCCCACACAACAGGTATTTGGCATTGTGGCTGTTGTCAGCCATCCTGATTTCGAGCCGACCACACAGGCCAATGACATCTGCCTGCTAAGG CTGAATGGCTCTGCTGTGCTGGGCCCCGCTGTGAGGCTATTGCGACTGCCTCGGAGAGGTGCTAAGCCTCCCGTGGCGGGCACCCGGTGCCGCGTATCTGGCTGGGGCTCCGTGTCTGACTTTGAGGAGCCTCCACCTGGGCTGATGGAAGTCGAGGTGCGCATACTGGACCTGAGCGTCTGCAACAGCTCCTGGCAGGGCCAGCTGAGTCCTGCCATGCTCTGCACCCACAGTGGGGACCGCCGGCGCCGTGGTTTCTGCTCG GCAGACTCTGGGGGGCCCTTGGTCTGTGGAAACAGGGCCCATGGCCTTGTATCTTTCTCAGGCCTctggtgtggtgaccccaagACTCCGGATGTCTACACTCAAGTGTCAGCGTTTGTGAGCTGGATCTGGGATGTGGTTCGAGCAAGTCCAACCCCCGGTTCAATGGGATGCTCTTTGAGGGCTGTTTGA
- the Prss57 gene encoding serine protease 57 isoform X2 — translation MVPGTGGGRDCLMLVAATALTQLLWFPGCCGSHIVGGHEVKPHARPYMASVSFEGHHYCGGFLFHAHWVLSAAHCFGDREPSTGLVVLGAHALLTPEPTQQVFGIVAVVSHPDFEPTTQANDICLLRLNGSAVLGPAVRLLRLPRRGAKPPVAGTRCRVSGWGSVSDFEEPPPGLMEVEVRILDLSVCNSSWQGQLSPAMLCTHSGDRRRRGFCSASGVVTPRLRMSTLKCQRL, via the exons ATGGTGCCTGGGACAGGAGGAGGCCGGGACTGCCTGATGCTGGTCGCAGCGACTGCCCTGACCCAGCTCCTGTGGTTCCCTG GTTGCTGCGGATCCCACATTGTTGGAGGCCATGAGGTGAAGCCACATGCCCGACCCTACATGGCCTCTGTGAGCTTCGAGGGCCATCACTATTGTGGAGGCTTCTTGTTCCATGCACATTGGGTGCTGTCAGCTGCCCATTGCTTCGGTGACAG AGAACCCTCCACTGGCCTGGTGGTGCTTGGGGCCCATGCCCTGCTCACCCCGGAGCCCACACAACAGGTATTTGGCATTGTGGCTGTTGTCAGCCATCCTGATTTCGAGCCGACCACACAGGCCAATGACATCTGCCTGCTAAGG CTGAATGGCTCTGCTGTGCTGGGCCCCGCTGTGAGGCTATTGCGACTGCCTCGGAGAGGTGCTAAGCCTCCCGTGGCGGGCACCCGGTGCCGCGTATCTGGCTGGGGCTCCGTGTCTGACTTTGAGGAGCCTCCACCTGGGCTGATGGAAGTCGAGGTGCGCATACTGGACCTGAGCGTCTGCAACAGCTCCTGGCAGGGCCAGCTGAGTCCTGCCATGCTCTGCACCCACAGTGGGGACCGCCGGCGCCGTGGTTTCTGCTCG GCCTctggtgtggtgaccccaagACTCCGGATGTCTACACTCAAGTGTCAGCGTTTGTGA
- the Fstl3 gene encoding follistatin-related protein 3, whose amino-acid sequence MRPGALWPLLWGALVWAVGSVGAVMGSGDSVPGGVCWLQQGKEATCSLVLKTQVSREECCASGNINTAWSNFTHPGNKISLLGFLGLVHCLPCKDSCDGVECGPGKACRMLGGRPHCECVSNCEGVPAGFQVCGSDGATYRDECELRTARCRGHPDLRVMYRGRCQKSCAQVVCPRPQSCLVDQTGSAHCVVCRAAPCPVPPNPGQELCGNNNVTYISSCHLRQATCFLGRSIGVRHPGICTGGPKVPAEEEENFV is encoded by the exons ATGCGTCCTGGGGCACTGTGGCCGCTGCTTTGGGGAGCCCTGGTCTGGGCGGTGGGATCCGTGGGCGCCGTGATGGGCTCGGGGGATTCTGTGCCGG GTGGTGTATGCTGGCTCCAGCAGGGCAAGGAGGCCACCTGCAGTCTGGTGCTGAAGACACAGGTCAGCCGGGAGGAGTGCTGCGCTTCCGGCAACATCAACACAGCCTGGTCCAACTTCACCCACCCGGGGAATAAAATCAGCCTGCTAGGATTCCTGGGCCTCGTCCACTGCCTACCATGCAAAG ATTCTTGCGACGGAGTGGAGTGCGGCCCCGGCAAGGCGTGCCGCATGTTGGGGGGCCGTCCACACTGCGAGTGCGTGTCCAACTGCGAGGGGGTTCCCGCGGGCTTCCAGGTCTGCGGCTCTGATGGCGCCACCTACCGGGACGAATGCGAACTGCGCACCGCGCGCTGTCGCGGACACCCAGACCTGCGTGTCATGTACCGCGGCCGCTGCCAAA AGTCCTGCGCTCAGGTAGTGTGCCCGCGCCCCCAGTCATGCCTTGTGGATCAGACTGGCAGCGCACACTGCGTGGTGTGTCGCGCTGCACCCTGCCCAGTACCTCCCAACCCTGGCCAAGAACTCTGCGGCAACAACAACGTTACCTACATCTCGTCGTGTCACTTGCGCCAGGCCACTTGCTTTCTGGGCCGTTCCATTGGAGTTCGGCACCCGGGCATCTGCACAG GTGGCCCCAAAGTaccagcagaggaggaagagaacttCGTGTGA